The Musa acuminata AAA Group cultivar baxijiao chromosome BXJ2-2, Cavendish_Baxijiao_AAA, whole genome shotgun sequence genome has a segment encoding these proteins:
- the LOC103969753 gene encoding probable protein phosphatase 2C 42 isoform X3 encodes MLRPLIRLLSSLWRPFGRRGGGVGGGGGDGAACRAGLLWSRDLGRCAGGEFSMAVVQANRVLEDQSRIESGPFGTFVGVYDGHGGPDAARYVCDHLFAHFREISSGPQGVTCDGIQRAFLATEESFIALVSQLWNTRPDIATTGSCCLVGVVCQQTLYVANLGDSRVILGKKVGSTGEIAAISLSTEHNANVDAVRQELQAQHPNDPQIVILKHGVWRIKGIIQVSRSIGDAYMKHSQYNREPINPKFRIAEPMNMPILTADPSIMFHHLEQSDSFLIFASDGLWEHLSDQKAVEIVHSHPRAQENERCDIQISKGLTRRSAGIFMMILLSSLYSLIMRRFKITCKFLSFQFEVLWIIEAHEEFFQNSKTFSN; translated from the exons ATGCTGCGACCGCTGATAAGGCTGCTGTCGTCGCTCTGGAGGCCGTTTGGCAGGAGAGGAGGCGGCGTCGGCGGCGGGGGTGGTGACGGGGCCGCCTGCCGGGCGGGGCTCCTGTGGTCCCGTGACCTAGGCCGTTGCGCGGGAGGCGAGTTCTCCATGGCCGTGGTCCAGGCCAACCGAGTCCTCGAGGACCAGAGCCGGATCGAGTCCGGCCCCTTCGGCACCTTCGTCGGCGTCTACGACGGCCACGGGGGACCCGACGCCGCGCGATACGTCTGCGACCATCTCTTCGCTCACTTCAGAG AAATTTCATCTGGACCACAGGGTGTGACGTGTGATGGCATTCAAAGAGCCTTTCTAGCAACAGAGGAAAGTTTTATTGCACTGGTTTCCCAGCTATGGAACACTCGACCAGATATAGCAACTACAGGCTCATGCTGTCTTGTTGGTGTTGTCTGCCAGCAGACCCTTTACGTGGCTAATCTTGGTGATTCTCGCGTCATTCTTGGAAAGAAAGTCGGCAGCACTGGTGAGATTGCTGCAATATCATTATCAACTGAGCATAATGCTAATGTGGATGCTGTAAGACAGGAGCTTCAGGCACAGCACCCAAATGATCCACAGATTGTCATCCTTAAACATGGAGTTTGGAGAATCAAAGGCATCATACAG GTCTCTAGATCTATAGGTGATGCATACATGAAACATTCCCAGTATAACAGAGAACCAATCAACCCAAAGTTCAGAATAGCTGAACCCATGAACATGCCTATCTTGACTGCGGATCCGTCTATTATGTTTCATCATCTTGAACAAAGTGACTCTTTCCTCATATTTGCTTCAGATGGTCTATGGGAACATCTAAGTGACCAAAAGGCAGTTGAGATTGTTCACAGTCATCCACGTGCA CAAGAAAACGAGAGATGCGATATTCAGATCTCAAAAGGATTGACAAGAAGGTCCGCCGGCATTTTCATGATGATATTACTGTCATCATTATATTCCTTAATCATGAGAAGGTTCAAGATCACATGCAAGTTCCTCAGTTTTCAGTTCGAGGTGCTTTGGATCATTGAAGCACATGAAGAGTTCTTTCAAAATTCCAAAACATTCTCTAACTGA
- the LOC103969753 gene encoding probable protein phosphatase 2C 42 isoform X1 produces the protein MLRPLIRLLSSLWRPFGRRGGGVGGGGGDGAACRAGLLWSRDLGRCAGGEFSMAVVQANRVLEDQSRIESGPFGTFVGVYDGHGGPDAARYVCDHLFAHFRVFQVSSCCLDAEISSGPQGVTCDGIQRAFLATEESFIALVSQLWNTRPDIATTGSCCLVGVVCQQTLYVANLGDSRVILGKKVGSTGEIAAISLSTEHNANVDAVRQELQAQHPNDPQIVILKHGVWRIKGIIQVSRSIGDAYMKHSQYNREPINPKFRIAEPMNMPILTADPSIMFHHLEQSDSFLIFASDGLWEHLSDQKAVEIVHSHPRAQENERCDIQISKGLTRRSAGIFMMILLSSLYSLIMRRFKITCKFLSFQFEVLWIIEAHEEFFQNSKTFSN, from the exons ATGCTGCGACCGCTGATAAGGCTGCTGTCGTCGCTCTGGAGGCCGTTTGGCAGGAGAGGAGGCGGCGTCGGCGGCGGGGGTGGTGACGGGGCCGCCTGCCGGGCGGGGCTCCTGTGGTCCCGTGACCTAGGCCGTTGCGCGGGAGGCGAGTTCTCCATGGCCGTGGTCCAGGCCAACCGAGTCCTCGAGGACCAGAGCCGGATCGAGTCCGGCCCCTTCGGCACCTTCGTCGGCGTCTACGACGGCCACGGGGGACCCGACGCCGCGCGATACGTCTGCGACCATCTCTTCGCTCACTTCAGAG TTTTCCAAGTCAGTAGTTGCTGTCTCGATGCAGAAATTTCATCTGGACCACAGGGTGTGACGTGTGATGGCATTCAAAGAGCCTTTCTAGCAACAGAGGAAAGTTTTATTGCACTGGTTTCCCAGCTATGGAACACTCGACCAGATATAGCAACTACAGGCTCATGCTGTCTTGTTGGTGTTGTCTGCCAGCAGACCCTTTACGTGGCTAATCTTGGTGATTCTCGCGTCATTCTTGGAAAGAAAGTCGGCAGCACTGGTGAGATTGCTGCAATATCATTATCAACTGAGCATAATGCTAATGTGGATGCTGTAAGACAGGAGCTTCAGGCACAGCACCCAAATGATCCACAGATTGTCATCCTTAAACATGGAGTTTGGAGAATCAAAGGCATCATACAG GTCTCTAGATCTATAGGTGATGCATACATGAAACATTCCCAGTATAACAGAGAACCAATCAACCCAAAGTTCAGAATAGCTGAACCCATGAACATGCCTATCTTGACTGCGGATCCGTCTATTATGTTTCATCATCTTGAACAAAGTGACTCTTTCCTCATATTTGCTTCAGATGGTCTATGGGAACATCTAAGTGACCAAAAGGCAGTTGAGATTGTTCACAGTCATCCACGTGCA CAAGAAAACGAGAGATGCGATATTCAGATCTCAAAAGGATTGACAAGAAGGTCCGCCGGCATTTTCATGATGATATTACTGTCATCATTATATTCCTTAATCATGAGAAGGTTCAAGATCACATGCAAGTTCCTCAGTTTTCAGTTCGAGGTGCTTTGGATCATTGAAGCACATGAAGAGTTCTTTCAAAATTCCAAAACATTCTCTAACTGA
- the LOC103969753 gene encoding probable protein phosphatase 2C 42 isoform X2 — MLRPLIRLLSSLWRPFGRRGGGVGGGGGDGAACRAGLLWSRDLGRCAGGEFSMAVVQANRVLEDQSRIESGPFGTFVGVYDGHGGPDAARYVCDHLFAHFRVFQVSSCCLDAEISSGPQGVTCDGIQRAFLATEESFIALVSQLWNTRPDIATTGSCCLVGVVCQQTLYVANLGDSRVILGKKVGSTGEIAAISLSTEHNANVDAVRQELQAQHPNDPQIVILKHGVWRIKGIIQVSRSIGDAYMKHSQYNREPINPKFRIAEPMNMPILTADPSIMFHHLEQSDSFLIFASDGLWEHLSDQKAVEIVHSHPRAGSAKGLIKAALHEAARKREMRYSDLKRIDKKVRRHFHDDITVIIIFLNHEKVQDHMQVPQFSVRGALDH, encoded by the exons ATGCTGCGACCGCTGATAAGGCTGCTGTCGTCGCTCTGGAGGCCGTTTGGCAGGAGAGGAGGCGGCGTCGGCGGCGGGGGTGGTGACGGGGCCGCCTGCCGGGCGGGGCTCCTGTGGTCCCGTGACCTAGGCCGTTGCGCGGGAGGCGAGTTCTCCATGGCCGTGGTCCAGGCCAACCGAGTCCTCGAGGACCAGAGCCGGATCGAGTCCGGCCCCTTCGGCACCTTCGTCGGCGTCTACGACGGCCACGGGGGACCCGACGCCGCGCGATACGTCTGCGACCATCTCTTCGCTCACTTCAGAG TTTTCCAAGTCAGTAGTTGCTGTCTCGATGCAGAAATTTCATCTGGACCACAGGGTGTGACGTGTGATGGCATTCAAAGAGCCTTTCTAGCAACAGAGGAAAGTTTTATTGCACTGGTTTCCCAGCTATGGAACACTCGACCAGATATAGCAACTACAGGCTCATGCTGTCTTGTTGGTGTTGTCTGCCAGCAGACCCTTTACGTGGCTAATCTTGGTGATTCTCGCGTCATTCTTGGAAAGAAAGTCGGCAGCACTGGTGAGATTGCTGCAATATCATTATCAACTGAGCATAATGCTAATGTGGATGCTGTAAGACAGGAGCTTCAGGCACAGCACCCAAATGATCCACAGATTGTCATCCTTAAACATGGAGTTTGGAGAATCAAAGGCATCATACAG GTCTCTAGATCTATAGGTGATGCATACATGAAACATTCCCAGTATAACAGAGAACCAATCAACCCAAAGTTCAGAATAGCTGAACCCATGAACATGCCTATCTTGACTGCGGATCCGTCTATTATGTTTCATCATCTTGAACAAAGTGACTCTTTCCTCATATTTGCTTCAGATGGTCTATGGGAACATCTAAGTGACCAAAAGGCAGTTGAGATTGTTCACAGTCATCCACGTGCA GGAAGTGCAAAAGGTCTCATTAAAGCTGCTCTCCATGAAGCAGCAAGAAAACGAGAGATGCGATATTCAGATCTCAAAAGGATTGACAAGAAGGTCCGCCGGCATTTTCATGATGATATTACTGTCATCATTATATTCCTTAATCATGAGAAGGTTCAAGATCACATGCAAGTTCCTCAGTTTTCAGTTCGAGGTGCTTTGGATCATTGA
- the LOC103969753 gene encoding probable protein phosphatase 2C 42 isoform X4: protein MLRPLIRLLSSLWRPFGRRGGGVGGGGGDGAACRAGLLWSRDLGRCAGGEFSMAVVQANRVLEDQSRIESGPFGTFVGVYDGHGGPDAARYVCDHLFAHFREISSGPQGVTCDGIQRAFLATEESFIALVSQLWNTRPDIATTGSCCLVGVVCQQTLYVANLGDSRVILGKKVGSTGEIAAISLSTEHNANVDAVRQELQAQHPNDPQIVILKHGVWRIKGIIQVSRSIGDAYMKHSQYNREPINPKFRIAEPMNMPILTADPSIMFHHLEQSDSFLIFASDGLWEHLSDQKAVEIVHSHPRAGSAKGLIKAALHEAARKREMRYSDLKRIDKKVRRHFHDDITVIIIFLNHEKVQDHMQVPQFSVRGALDH from the exons ATGCTGCGACCGCTGATAAGGCTGCTGTCGTCGCTCTGGAGGCCGTTTGGCAGGAGAGGAGGCGGCGTCGGCGGCGGGGGTGGTGACGGGGCCGCCTGCCGGGCGGGGCTCCTGTGGTCCCGTGACCTAGGCCGTTGCGCGGGAGGCGAGTTCTCCATGGCCGTGGTCCAGGCCAACCGAGTCCTCGAGGACCAGAGCCGGATCGAGTCCGGCCCCTTCGGCACCTTCGTCGGCGTCTACGACGGCCACGGGGGACCCGACGCCGCGCGATACGTCTGCGACCATCTCTTCGCTCACTTCAGAG AAATTTCATCTGGACCACAGGGTGTGACGTGTGATGGCATTCAAAGAGCCTTTCTAGCAACAGAGGAAAGTTTTATTGCACTGGTTTCCCAGCTATGGAACACTCGACCAGATATAGCAACTACAGGCTCATGCTGTCTTGTTGGTGTTGTCTGCCAGCAGACCCTTTACGTGGCTAATCTTGGTGATTCTCGCGTCATTCTTGGAAAGAAAGTCGGCAGCACTGGTGAGATTGCTGCAATATCATTATCAACTGAGCATAATGCTAATGTGGATGCTGTAAGACAGGAGCTTCAGGCACAGCACCCAAATGATCCACAGATTGTCATCCTTAAACATGGAGTTTGGAGAATCAAAGGCATCATACAG GTCTCTAGATCTATAGGTGATGCATACATGAAACATTCCCAGTATAACAGAGAACCAATCAACCCAAAGTTCAGAATAGCTGAACCCATGAACATGCCTATCTTGACTGCGGATCCGTCTATTATGTTTCATCATCTTGAACAAAGTGACTCTTTCCTCATATTTGCTTCAGATGGTCTATGGGAACATCTAAGTGACCAAAAGGCAGTTGAGATTGTTCACAGTCATCCACGTGCA GGAAGTGCAAAAGGTCTCATTAAAGCTGCTCTCCATGAAGCAGCAAGAAAACGAGAGATGCGATATTCAGATCTCAAAAGGATTGACAAGAAGGTCCGCCGGCATTTTCATGATGATATTACTGTCATCATTATATTCCTTAATCATGAGAAGGTTCAAGATCACATGCAAGTTCCTCAGTTTTCAGTTCGAGGTGCTTTGGATCATTGA